CCTCGCCCGGCAGGCCCTCGCCCACTCCAATGGCCACTACGATGATAAGACCGTGCAGCGGGAGCTCGACCGCGTCGAAGCGGCGTTGCGGCAGGGCATCCCACGCACGGGGCGCGGGCTCGTGTTCTACGCCTGCGAGGACATCGGCCTCTTCCGGCAGTTCGGCGTCGCCATCACGCTCCCGAACACGGTGTACGTGGACCGGCGGCCCTACGTCCGCCCCCTCGTCCGCGTCCGCGACGAGCACGACCGCTTCGGCATCGCCCTCCTGAGCCAGAAGCAGACCCGGTTCTTCTTCAGCCAGATCGGCCTCGTCGAAGAGGTGTTCGAGCTCGAGGGCCGTGAGATCCTCACCTCCGACTACCAGAGCAAGGACCAGCGGCAGGACAAGCAGACGGAGTATCGGAAGGAGCAGGCCAAGCGCGCCGCCCACGCCTTCGAACTCCTCGCGCAGAAGCTCGACATCCGCCACCTCATCTACGCCTGCCCGACCGACATGGAGGCCCCGTTCCTCGACAGCCTCGACCAGCGTACGCGGACGCGGATCGCGGCCAGCTTCCAGTGCGACATCAACGCCACCTCGGCGGAGATCGCAGAGAAGGCCGAGCCGATCCAGCGCGAGGTGGAGGAGCGTGAAGAGCTCGAAACCCTCGACAAGGTGCAGTCCCTCCTCACGACCCGCGCCGTCGCCGGGCTCGACGACACGCTGGACATGCTGAACCAGCAGCGCGTGATGACCCTCCTCCTCGACGACGAGCACCAGATCCCGGGCGGGCTCGACCGCGAGACGGGCATGCTCACGACGCAGACCGAGGGCACGCTCGACGCGACGGGCAACGAGGTCTTCCCCGAGAGCGACCTCTTTGAGATCATGCTGGAGCGCGCGCTCGAACAGGGCGCCTCGCTCGAGCTCATCCGCAGCGAGGCGGCCCGCGCCCGGATGCAGGACCTCGGGCCCGCCGCGGCCCTGCTGCGCTTCTAGCGCTGGCTCACGCCCTACGGTTTCAGAGCGGGACGACCGACTGCCGGTCGTCCCGCTCTGTCTGTCTTGGGCCGGGTGCGCAGCGGGGTGATCTTACCCGACGATGGAGAAAAGGCGCCTTCTCCACCCCAAAAAGGCCGATGTCGGATTGAGAATCGGGGTTGTTTCACAATGATCGGCGCTCCTCGGGCGATTACAAACATCGCTCGCAAAGCGCCGATATCGTTCCAGAGTGAGACGGCAACCCCCCGGCTCTATCTACGGGCTGCATTGTTGCTGCAGCAGGGCGTGACACCAACTACTACGCCCCGATGCCCAGCTTCTCTCTCTCCACTCCTACTCGGCACCTCGCCGTCCTCCTCCTCGCGACGGTACTCCTCGCCGCCTGCGACCTCGCGGACCCCGTCCTCGATGACGCCCGTCCGCCCAGCGCGGAACCCCTCGCCGCTGCCAGTGCCCCCCAAGGCGCCAGCAAGCTCCGCCACAGCCACCTCCTCGACCGGGCCAAGCGCACCGGCGAGGCCGCACGCGGCGGCGAGGCCGAGGGCTACATCGGCCTCATCGTCGGGCTCGACCCGTACCGGATCATCGAGCGCTACGGCGAGATCGACCCGTACCGGATCATCGAGCGCTACCAGGACATGGATCCGTACCGGATCATCGAGCGCTACCAGTATTCCGACGTGTTCGCCGGGTTCGCCATCTGGGTGGACGAGGACGAGGCCGACGCCCTCCTCAATGACATGGCCGCCGACGACGAGATCGCGTGGGTGGAGCCCGACATCAAGATCCTCGCGACGCCGCTCGGCAATATGACGTACTCCGAAGGCGGCGCGGAGATGACGCCGTGGGGCGTCGCCCGCATCGGCGGCGGCGGCCTCGACGGCTCGGGGGTCGACCTCTTCGTGATCGATACGGGCATCGACAGCGGGGACGTCACGACGGGGCCTGGGTTCGACTTCGTCCATGAAGCCAACGCCTCGGGGCAGGATCTCGACGGGCACGGCACCCACATCGCGGGCACCGCCGCCGCCCTCGTGAACGGGCAGGGCTCCGTGGGCATCGCCCCAGGCACCACCATCCACGACCTCCGCGTGCTCACCGGGCACGAAGTCGACGACAACGAGAGCCCCGTCGACCTCTCCCGTGCCATCGCGGCCGTCGAGCACGTCACGGCCTACAAGCTCGCGAACCCGAACCGGCCCGTCGTGGTGAACTTCAGCCTCGGGGCCGAGATCGGCACGACGGCGTACAACGCCCTCGACGAAGCCATCGTGGCCTCGACGGCCGTGGGTGTGGTCTACGTCGTCGCCGCGGGCAACGATGGCATCGACGCCTCGACGGTGACGCCGGCCCACGTGGCTGAGGCCATCACGGTCGGCGCCTACGGGCAGGACGATCGGTTCGCCTCGTTCTCGAACTACGGCGCTCGCCTCGACATCCTCGCCCCCGGCGTGGACATCGTGTCGACGGCGCCGTCGTCGACGGGCCTCGCGGTCATGTCCGGCACGTCGATGGCGGCGGCCCACGTCTCCGGTGCCGCAGCGGCGTTCCTCGCGGCCAACCCCACAGCCACCCCCGACCGCGTGGCGCAGTCGATCGTCGGGACCGCACAGCCCGGGATCGCTGGGGTCCCCGCCGGCACGGCGTCGGCATCGGTGTACGCCGGGCCCCGCGGGCTCATGAGCGCGAGCGTCCCCCCGTTCTTCCAGTACGCCCTCACGGCCGGCGACGACGTGAAAGTCCTCTCTGGGAACCTCTCGGTCCGCGTGGGTGGCTCGGGCGCTCCCAACGCGAGCGTGTTCGCGAACGACCGGCTCCACCTCCCGCTCCGAGGGTCGGAGTTCGAGGGCTTCGGCTATTACGGAACGAGCGCCGATCGGCCCTACTCGTTCCGCCCGGCCTACAACCCGAGCGGCCTCCCGACGACGATGGCACAGCCGCCCATCGACGTGCCGGCTTTCCGCGCCCAGGACTACGCCCACCTCGCGACGGCCTCGACGGGGACGTACCACCTCGCAGGTCGGCTCCAGATGGGCACGGCGGAGCAGCCTTCGATCCTGTACGTCAACGGCGACCTCGTCGTAAGCGGCCCCGCGCACTTCACGGGCTACGGCATCGTGCTCGTTACCGGGAACGTCTACGTGAATAGCCGCATCACCTCGCCCACCGACGGGAGCACCCGCCTCGGCATCTACGCCAACGGAGACATCACCGTCACCGCTGCCAGCTCGAACGTAGCCGCGCAGGTGTTCAGCGCGGGCGACATCATCCTCCGCGCCCCGACCACGATCTACGGGAGCGTGACCGCCGGCGACGACGTGCAGGTGGAGACGGCCGGGGCCGTCGTGCACTACCGCACGGCTTCCCCTGCCCTCACCGAACCGTTCTGGCCGATGGCGGGCCAGCACTAATCGGCGAATCCCGGAAATGAGTTAAGACATCCGGTTCGCATTCCGATAGCAAGGGAAGGGGCTGTGCGCACATGCGGTCCCTTCCCTCACCTTCCCCCATGTTCGTGTCGGTTCTGGATCGCATCCCTCGTACGGTGAACTCGCTCCGGCACCTGTCCTGGCTCGTCGCCGGGGTCGTCGTCGTAGCGTGGGGGGCCTCCGTACAGGTCCATGCGCAGGACCAACCGACCCTCGATCCCGGGCGGGCCCTCTCGCAGTACGTGCTGGACGTCTGGACGACCGACGACGGGCTCCCGCAGAATACCATCGTTTCTCTGGCCCAGACACAGGACGGCTACCTCTGGCTGGGCACGCAGGAAGGGCTCGTCCGCTTCGACGGGCTGCACTTCACGACCTACACGCAGGAGCTCCCGAACCCCTTCGTCTCCGCGCTCCACGAGGATGCCACCGGGGTCCTCTGGGTCGGGACCTACGGCGGGGGGCTGGCTCGGTACGAAAATGGGCGCTTCACCTCGCAGACCATCGACGGCGTGCCGGACGGCCACATCAGCGCCATCGCGTCGGCCGCCGACGGGAGCCTCTGGGTCGGGGCGTTCGGAGGCGGGCTCGTCCGGGTCTCCGGCGAACAGACCAGGACGTTTGCAACGGCCGAAGGCGCGCCGACGAGCGGCATCACGGCGCTCGCTACGGACGCAACGGGAGCGGTCTGGATCGGCACGTTGACCGAAGGTCTCGTCCGCTTCGCCGACGGGCGCTTCACGCGCTCCACCGCCGCCGATGGCCTGAGCGCCGACGAGGTCCGCTCGCTCCACGTCGCGGAGGACGGGAGCCTCTGGGTTGCGACCGAGAACGGGATCGACCACATCGTGCGCGGCCAGATCGTCGCTACCCCGGCCGCCGTGCTGGCCGACGACGCACCACGCACCATCCTCAGTGACACGGAGGGCACCCTCTGGGTCGGGACACAGCAACAGGGCCTGGTCCGGCTCCACGACGGTCGAGCCGAACGGCTGACGGCAGCGGAGGGCCTCCCCCACGACGCCATCTCTCTCCTCTACGAGGACCTCGAGGGCAGCCTGTGGATCGGCACCGACGGCGGGCTGGCGCGGCTGCACGGCGGCCGGGTAGTCACCTACTCGACGCCGGAAGGCTTGGCTCATCCCGTCGTGCTCTCCGTCTACGAGGACGCTCAGGGCGCTGTCTGGATGGGGACGGAAGGCGGCGGCCTCGCGCGGCTCGATGGCAACCGCATCACGATGCTCACGACGGCCGACGGGCTGCCTAGCGACGTCGTCCTTGCCGTACGAGGGACACAGGATGGGAGCCTCTGGATCGGAACACATGGCGGCGGTCTCGCCCGGCTCAAGAACGACCGGATCTCCACATTCACCGTAGCCGACGGCCTGCCCTCGGCCTCTGTCTTCGCGCTCTACGAAGACCGCGCAGGCACGCTGTGGTTCGGGACCTCGAACGGGCTCGGCCGCTATCGCGACGGCCGTTTTACGACGCTCACGACCGCCGACGGGCTCTCGAACGACCTCATCACCGTGATGACGGAGGACGCACGGGGCCGGCTCTGGGCGGGTACCTATGAGGGCGGTCTCAACGTGTTAGAAGGCGACGTGGTCGTAGCCCACATTTCCACTGAGGACGGTCTCCCGAGCAACCTCATCCTCTCGCTCCACGCCGGATCGGACGGCGTACTCTGGTCCGGCACCCAGAACGGGCTCAGCCGGATCGTAGACGCCGGCGAGGGCTTCGCGGTCCACACCTTCACCGCGACCCAAGGGCTCCAGAGCAGCACCGTACTCCAGTTGCTGGAGGACACTCGCGGCTGGCTCTGGATGAGCTCCAACCGGGGGCTCTCGCGCGTCCACACCAGTGACTTCGAAGCCGTCGCCGGGGGCGAGCGAAACCAGGTGACGCCGACGCTCTACGGCCGCTCCGACGGGCTCCGCAGTGAGGAGTTCAACGGCGGTGTACAGCCCGCCGGCTGGCAAGGGCACGACGGAGCCCTCTGGTTCCCCACCACGGATGGCGTCGTCGCCATCTACCCCGAGCACGTACCGGACTATCCGCTGGCGTCTGCCCGCATCGAGGGGCTGCTCGCCAACGGCGCCGCTGTCGACCTCGGCAGCGCGGACCATCTGGCTCCGGATCGGCGGCGGCTCACCTTCCGGTACGCCGCCCCGAGCTTCTTGGCCCCGGAGCGCATCCGCTATCGGTACCAACTCGAGGGAGTCGACGAGCAGTGGATCGGGGCCGGGGCACGCCGCGAGGCGTTCTATACGAACCTCGCGCCGGGGGACTACACGTTCCTCGTCCAAGCCCTCAACGCCGACGGCACCCCCGGCCCGATCGCCTCACTCCCGCTCCGCATCGAGCCGTACTTCTACGAAACGGGGTGGTTCAGAGCGTTGTGCGTGCTGACCGTGCTCCTCTTGCTGCGCCTGATCTACGGGGCGCGGATCCGCTTCCTCAAGACGCGCCAGCGCGAGTTGGAAGTCCTCGTCGAAACGCGCACCGACGAGCTCCGCCGGACAAACGAGCAACTCGCTGCAACGAGCGAGATGAAGACGCAGCTCATGCACGTCGTCGCCCACGACCTCAAGAACCCGCTCAATGGCGTCCACGGACTCGCCCAGGTGTTGCGGGACGAGCTCCCGCCGGACCTCCCACTGCAAGAGTTCGTCCACCTCATCGAGAAGGCCGCTGAGGAGATGCTAGTGATGGTCATCCGCTTCCTCGACGTGGAAGCTCTCGACAGCCAGGGGAACGTCCTGCTCGCTATCGAACGCATCGACATGTGCTACCTCGCACATGAAGCCGTAGAGCGGTTCCAGGGACAAGCCCAGCGTAAAGATCAGGTGCTCACCTTCGCGCCTCCGTCCCCAGCCGATTATATCATCGAAGGCGACCCGGCGTGGCTCAAGGAGGTGTTCGACAACCTCGTAAGCAACGCCGTGAAGTACACGCCGCTCGGGAAACGCATTCACGTTCGCGTCGCCCACCGGGAGGAAGACGGCCGCCGCTACGTCCGTTTCGAGGTGCAGGACGAGGGACCGGGCCTCACCAGCGAAGACATGGACAAGCTGTTCGAGCGGTTCCAGCAGCTCTCCGCCCAGCCTACCGCCGAGGAATCCTCGACGGGGCTCGGACTCTCCATCGTAAAGGGGATCGTCAATCGACACAACGGCAGCGTTTGGGCGGAGAGCGAGGTCGGCGTTGGCAGCACGTTCATCGTGGAATTCGAAGCCGCCGGCGCGGCTCCCCCCTCAGCCCCTACCGCAGACGAGCCCTCATACGATGACGCCGTAGCCTCCGCCGCGTCCGAGGACGCGGCGCTCACGGCCGAGGACGACGCCTGGCTCTATCAGGACGCCCTCGTCCTCGGCTCGGACTTCGAGGAAAGCGAGGCGAAGCCTGCCTCTGCCCCGCCCGCCGAGCCGGCTCCTAATGCCGCGCTCGACGCCACCTTCAGCTACATCGGCTAAGCCTCCTCCCTCCCGTATCACGATGACCGGATGCAGCAGGTTATCGAAGCCGCTGCTTGCTCCAGTTCTTCAGGGCACGGTACAGGAATCACGCGGGGGCGACCGGCCGGTCGCCCCCGCGTTCGTTTACAGCCGCCCGCTTACAGCCGCACGCTCGCGCCGACCTTCACGAGCGTCTGCCGCTGCTCGGCACCCGAGAGCAAGCGACTGTCGGCGACGGCAGCGTCGAGGCGGAGTCGGTCGAAGGTGAGCGCACCGCCGAGAGTAAGGTATATGGCCTGCCCGTCGTCCACGAAGGCGCTGCGCGAGAAGGGGTGCCCGCCCTGCCTCCACACGCCGAACGAGGCCAAAGCGCGGTCGGAGAGGTCGAGCCGCGCCCACGCGGCGGCCTCGATCTGGTTCTCGTAGCGATCGGCGTCCTCCATCTGCCAGAAGGCGTAGTGGAGGTCGGCCCCGATGTCCAGCGTCGGCGTAGCATCGACGGTTGTGCTGAGGCTGAGGCGTGCAGGGATCGCAGCGACACTGAACGAGAAGTCTTCGATAAAGCCTGCGATCTCGCCCTGCCCGTCCGGTCCCGTCGTCGGGACCGGCGTTTCCAGTCCTCCTTCGTAATCCGTTGCCCCCTCGACGCGGAGCGCGTGCTCGTAGTGAACGGCGAGGCCGTATCGGTCGGTGCGGTAGCGCACACCGGCCGCGAATTGCAGGCCCCACTCCGAGAACATCCCGGTGACGTTGTCGATCTCACTGTTTATCGAACCGCGCCCGAGGCCGAGCCGGAGAGCGAGATCGAACGTACTGCCAGAGGTGCCGATCGTGCGGTAAGCCACCTGTGAGGCGAGCACCTCCGCCCGCGCCGTCTGCTCCGCGCACCACCCCGACGACTCGACATCGGGGTTGTATGGAGTCTGGCGTGGGATGCACATGTCCATGCTCGACGCATAGCGCTGGCTGTAGCTAACCCCGAACGTCCACGCGCCGCGCGGGAAGACGACGGCCGCGCTCTGCGGACGCAGCCCGTTCGCCGGACCGACCTCGACATCGCTCGCGACCTCCGCCGCCGTTCCCAATCCGTACGACACCCCCACGGTCGTTTGCTCGAAGCCGCCGAGCGCAGCCGGGTTCGCCCCGCCCACGTCGGCCACGGTCACGCCGAACGCTGACGAGAGGCCGCTCCCACTGAATGCAGCCGGGAGCTGACCCTGAGGCATCAGAAAATCGCTCTGGGCCTGCGCGGCGAGGGGCGTTGCGAGGAGGAGGGCGAAGACGAGCGCGACGCGGAGAGGCGATGGGATCATGGGTATCGGAGGCCGGCGGAAAAAGAAACGGGCCGATGATACGCTCATCGACCCGCCCTTTTCAAACACTGCCGGCATCCGCTCAGAGCCCGACGCCGACGCGGAGGTAAAAAACGCTCACCTTAAACGACTCGTCGGTCGGGACATCGAAGAACTCGTCGTCGGCGAAGCCGGTCACGTCGAGGGAATAGCGAAGCTCGGCGAACACACTCGGGCCGACGATGGCGCTGAGTTCAGCACCGATGCCCGCGTTGAGCGCGAGGTTTACGCTCCGAGCTTCGGCGTCGGCGAGATCACCTGTGGCGAAGCGGGCCTCGGGACCGAGGAGGGCGTAGGGCTTCACGACGGGCGAGGGGAAACGGAACTTGAAGTCCACCGGCACGGCGATGAACGTGACGTTCGCCGCATCATCCCCCTCCCCGATGTCACCGGCCTTGACGTAGAGCAGCGACACGCGCGCGGCGAGCGGCCCGAAACCGACGTCGCCGAAGACGCCGACGTGGTAGCCCGTCGAGCTGTCGAGGTCGAAGCCGGCGGCGTCGGTGAGGGAGCCGAAGTTGAGCCCGCCGGCGACGCCGAACTTCGGGATGATCTGGGCCTGGGCGAGCGGCGTCGCGGCCACGAAGACGGCGGCGAGGAGGAGGTAGCGGAAGGAGCGCATGAGGGAACGGGGGGATGGCGAGAGGATGGGTGAGCCGACGGCTGAGGAGCGCAGCGCCCCGCCGCAGCGGGGGCGACCGTCGGTGCAGGCAACTTATCCCGACCCCCCGGAGTTTCCACGCCCCTCACCCCGCGGCCTGCTCCCGCCCAGCGACCGACTTCCCCATGCGCATCGGCATCACCTGTTACCCTACGTACGGCGGCTCCGGCGTCGTCGCCACCGAGCTTGGAAAAGCGCTCGCGCGGCGCGGCCACGAGATCCACTTCATCGCCTACGCCCCGCCGCAGCGGCTCGCCCACTTCACCGAGCGCATCTACTTCCACGAGGTCCGCGTCAACACGTATCCCCTCTTCGAATACCCGCCGTACTCGCTCGCGCTCACGAGCAAGATGATCGACGTGGTGAAGTACGAGAAGCTCGACCTCCTCCACGTCCACTACGCCATCCCCCACGCCACGAGCGCCGTCCTCGCCCGGCAGATCCTCGCCTGCGAGGGCATCCACATCCCCGTCGCCACGACGCTCCACGGCACCGACATCACGATCGTCGGGCAGGACCCCTCGTTCGTCCCCGTCGTCACCCACGCCATCAACGCGAGCGACGGTGTCACGGCCGTGAGCGACTACCTCCGCCGCGAGACGCACGCCGCCTTCGACGTGGAGCGGCCCATCGAGGTGATCCCCAACTTCGTCGACACCGAGCGCTTCAACCGGCAGGAGAAGGGGCACTTCAAGCAGGCGATCGCGCCGAACGGCGAGAAGCTGCTCATCCACGTCTCCAACTTCCGCGAGGTCAAGCGCGCCACCGACGTCGTCCGCGTCTTCCACCGGCTCCACGAGGAGGCCCGGAGCGGCGGGCCCGGCGTCAAGCTCCTCCTCGTCGGCGACGGGCCGGACCGGACGGCGTGCGAGACGCTCGCCCGCGAGCTCGGCGTCTACGGCGACGTCCGCTTCCTCGGCAAGCAGGAGCCCGTCGAGGAGATCCTCTCCGTGGCCGACGTGTTCCTCATCCCCTCCGGCTCCGAAACGTTCGGCCTCGCCGCGCTCGAAGCGATGGCGTGCGGCGTGCCCGTCGTCTCGTCCGACATCGGCGGGTTGCCCGAGCTCAACGTCGACGGCGAGACCGGCTACCTCTGCCCCCTCGCCGACATCGACTGCCTCACCGACGCCACGCGCCGCATCCTCCGCGACGACGACCTCCACGAGCGGATGAGCGCCGCCGCCCGCCGCCGCGCCGTCGACGAGTTCGACATCGACCGCATCGTGCCGCAGTACGAGACCTTCTACCAGGAGATGGTCGACGCCGCCCTCGCCCGCCCCGAGCCAGTCGGCGACTGCGCCTGAAGCATGAGCACGACCGACCGACACGTCAGCGAGAACGGCAGCGGCGGACGCCGCCCGTCGCCCGTCCGCAACCTGATCTCGAAGAAGAAAGAGATCTACCCCATCAGCGACTTCTTCGGCGAGTACCTCGAGCGCTACGACCGCCTCCACGAATCCGGCGTCCGCTACGAGAACCTCCTCCGCTACGACAACGCCGTCGCCCTCTACGACGAGCACGGCAACGACACGCTCTGGAGCACGGTGTTCTACGGCCCGGCCGAGATGCGCGAGATCAACGAGCACCTCCGCCTCACCTACGCCATCCTCAAGTCCGACGGCGACCTCTCCACCGTCGAGCACCTCTTCGTCGACCGGATCGACCTCTGCCTCTACGGGAACACCCTCCCGTTCCGCGTCCGCATCGTCAACCGGCTCAACGAGAACTTCGACTACTTCTACGTCAAGCGCGTCGACGCCAACCGAGTCTACGGGCTCGAGCTCGAGCACATCCTCTCGCCCAACCGGATCAACTACTTCGTCTCCGGGCAGACGCTCATCGAGGAGCACATCATCGGCATCCCCGGCGACGCGTTTATGCGCGAGACGATGCCCGAGAACCGGTTCGACCAGGTCCGCCTCGCCAAGGAGTTCGTGAAGTTCAACGAGCGCTGCTTCGTCCGTCTGCTGGGCGATATGCACTCGGGCAACTTCGTGATCGACATCACGCCGGACTTCGAGAAGATGCAGTACCGGATGCGCCCGCTCGACTTCGACCAGCAGAGCCACCACTGGCGCAAGCAGGTCTACCTCCCGCAGTTCTACCCCCAGAACAACGCCATCATCGCCGTCGGCATGGAGTTCATGGGGCCGACGACGGTCGACCAGTACCAGCGCGAGGAGCGAGCCCTCATCGCGAACCGGCTCCGCGTGAGCCACGGCCGCTACCAGGCCGTGATGGACGTGATGCGCGAGGACCTCATCGCCCCCTCCGAGCACGTGCAGAAGCTCGGCCGCCAGCTCGCCGAGCACTACCACGACGACGCCTTCGCCGCCTGCGACACGATGGGCGAGCTCGTCCACGCCTCGCTCGAACGGCTCCTCCAGCGCGCCGAGCCCGCCTCGGCTTCCCTCCTCAACTTCCCCGTCCCCACCACCGACCCGATGGGGTGAGGATTGGTCCGCAATCCGTGGTTCGTGGTCCGTTGTGGGTCGGCGGCACCGAAGGGATGCAACGTCGTATCATGGAGCATGAACTGGCGCGATTACATCGTTTCGGACCCTCGCATCCTCGTCGGTAAGCCGACGCTGAAGGGAACGCGCATCTCGGTCAAGCTCGTCCTAGAACTGCTCGGCGCGGGGTGGACGCAGGAGGAGGTGTTGGAAAACTATCCGACGCTTACTCCCGAGATGCTACAGGCGGCGTTCGCTTACGCAGCAGAAGCAGTGCAGGACGAAGCCGTCCACCCTGCTGCCTGAGTTGCTTTCTCGCGAGACCGATCAGCTTGGCTTCGAAGGACGAGGACGAGTCAAGCCACGCTTCGGCGGGGCGCGGTAGATCTAGCGTAGGTTGGCCTTACACCAGTCGATGCCTTCCATGCGCCTGCTCGCTGACGAAAACGTTCCTGCTGTCGTAGTCGAGGCGCTGCGCCAATCCGGCCTCGACGTTGTTCACATCACTGAAACGGCTCCGGGGATCTTAGATCCGCAGGTTCTGCAGCAAGCCGGGGCGGAAGCGCGGCTGCTAATCACCGCCGACCGCGACTTCGGCACGCTAATCTTTGGGGAGTGGCAGGACGCACCGGCTGGCGTGCTCTACGTTCGCATGGGAACGGCGAGCCCCCAAGCCGTGGCCGACGCGGTTCTC
This sequence is a window from Rhodothermales bacterium. Protein-coding genes within it:
- a CDS encoding peptide chain release factor 1 gives rise to the protein MSNALTPELRDSLIAELEERTTSPGFHYLDAAHLTELAAIESAEAPVLSFFMELTPEMRVNDSWTITFKDLARQALAHSNGHYDDKTVQRELDRVEAALRQGIPRTGRGLVFYACEDIGLFRQFGVAITLPNTVYVDRRPYVRPLVRVRDEHDRFGIALLSQKQTRFFFSQIGLVEEVFELEGREILTSDYQSKDQRQDKQTEYRKEQAKRAAHAFELLAQKLDIRHLIYACPTDMEAPFLDSLDQRTRTRIAASFQCDINATSAEIAEKAEPIQREVEEREELETLDKVQSLLTTRAVAGLDDTLDMLNQQRVMTLLLDDEHQIPGGLDRETGMLTTQTEGTLDATGNEVFPESDLFEIMLERALEQGASLELIRSEAARARMQDLGPAAALLRF
- a CDS encoding S8 family serine peptidase, with protein sequence MPSFSLSTPTRHLAVLLLATVLLAACDLADPVLDDARPPSAEPLAAASAPQGASKLRHSHLLDRAKRTGEAARGGEAEGYIGLIVGLDPYRIIERYGEIDPYRIIERYQDMDPYRIIERYQYSDVFAGFAIWVDEDEADALLNDMAADDEIAWVEPDIKILATPLGNMTYSEGGAEMTPWGVARIGGGGLDGSGVDLFVIDTGIDSGDVTTGPGFDFVHEANASGQDLDGHGTHIAGTAAALVNGQGSVGIAPGTTIHDLRVLTGHEVDDNESPVDLSRAIAAVEHVTAYKLANPNRPVVVNFSLGAEIGTTAYNALDEAIVASTAVGVVYVVAAGNDGIDASTVTPAHVAEAITVGAYGQDDRFASFSNYGARLDILAPGVDIVSTAPSSTGLAVMSGTSMAAAHVSGAAAAFLAANPTATPDRVAQSIVGTAQPGIAGVPAGTASASVYAGPRGLMSASVPPFFQYALTAGDDVKVLSGNLSVRVGGSGAPNASVFANDRLHLPLRGSEFEGFGYYGTSADRPYSFRPAYNPSGLPTTMAQPPIDVPAFRAQDYAHLATASTGTYHLAGRLQMGTAEQPSILYVNGDLVVSGPAHFTGYGIVLVTGNVYVNSRITSPTDGSTRLGIYANGDITVTAASSNVAAQVFSAGDIILRAPTTIYGSVTAGDDVQVETAGAVVHYRTASPALTEPFWPMAGQH
- a CDS encoding two-component regulator propeller domain-containing protein, coding for MNSLRHLSWLVAGVVVVAWGASVQVHAQDQPTLDPGRALSQYVLDVWTTDDGLPQNTIVSLAQTQDGYLWLGTQEGLVRFDGLHFTTYTQELPNPFVSALHEDATGVLWVGTYGGGLARYENGRFTSQTIDGVPDGHISAIASAADGSLWVGAFGGGLVRVSGEQTRTFATAEGAPTSGITALATDATGAVWIGTLTEGLVRFADGRFTRSTAADGLSADEVRSLHVAEDGSLWVATENGIDHIVRGQIVATPAAVLADDAPRTILSDTEGTLWVGTQQQGLVRLHDGRAERLTAAEGLPHDAISLLYEDLEGSLWIGTDGGLARLHGGRVVTYSTPEGLAHPVVLSVYEDAQGAVWMGTEGGGLARLDGNRITMLTTADGLPSDVVLAVRGTQDGSLWIGTHGGGLARLKNDRISTFTVADGLPSASVFALYEDRAGTLWFGTSNGLGRYRDGRFTTLTTADGLSNDLITVMTEDARGRLWAGTYEGGLNVLEGDVVVAHISTEDGLPSNLILSLHAGSDGVLWSGTQNGLSRIVDAGEGFAVHTFTATQGLQSSTVLQLLEDTRGWLWMSSNRGLSRVHTSDFEAVAGGERNQVTPTLYGRSDGLRSEEFNGGVQPAGWQGHDGALWFPTTDGVVAIYPEHVPDYPLASARIEGLLANGAAVDLGSADHLAPDRRRLTFRYAAPSFLAPERIRYRYQLEGVDEQWIGAGARREAFYTNLAPGDYTFLVQALNADGTPGPIASLPLRIEPYFYETGWFRALCVLTVLLLLRLIYGARIRFLKTRQRELEVLVETRTDELRRTNEQLAATSEMKTQLMHVVAHDLKNPLNGVHGLAQVLRDELPPDLPLQEFVHLIEKAAEEMLVMVIRFLDVEALDSQGNVLLAIERIDMCYLAHEAVERFQGQAQRKDQVLTFAPPSPADYIIEGDPAWLKEVFDNLVSNAVKYTPLGKRIHVRVAHREEDGRRYVRFEVQDEGPGLTSEDMDKLFERFQQLSAQPTAEESSTGLGLSIVKGIVNRHNGSVWAESEVGVGSTFIVEFEAAGAAPPSAPTADEPSYDDAVASAASEDAALTAEDDAWLYQDALVLGSDFEESEAKPASAPPAEPAPNAALDATFSYIG
- a CDS encoding outer membrane beta-barrel protein; amino-acid sequence: MRSFRYLLLAAVFVAATPLAQAQIIPKFGVAGGLNFGSLTDAAGFDLDSSTGYHVGVFGDVGFGPLAARVSLLYVKAGDIGEGDDAANVTFIAVPVDFKFRFPSPVVKPYALLGPEARFATGDLADAEARSVNLALNAGIGAELSAIVGPSVFAELRYSLDVTGFADDEFFDVPTDESFKVSVFYLRVGVGL
- the bshA gene encoding N-acetyl-alpha-D-glucosaminyl L-malate synthase BshA → MRIGITCYPTYGGSGVVATELGKALARRGHEIHFIAYAPPQRLAHFTERIYFHEVRVNTYPLFEYPPYSLALTSKMIDVVKYEKLDLLHVHYAIPHATSAVLARQILACEGIHIPVATTLHGTDITIVGQDPSFVPVVTHAINASDGVTAVSDYLRRETHAAFDVERPIEVIPNFVDTERFNRQEKGHFKQAIAPNGEKLLIHVSNFREVKRATDVVRVFHRLHEEARSGGPGVKLLLVGDGPDRTACETLARELGVYGDVRFLGKQEPVEEILSVADVFLIPSGSETFGLAALEAMACGVPVVSSDIGGLPELNVDGETGYLCPLADIDCLTDATRRILRDDDLHERMSAAARRRAVDEFDIDRIVPQYETFYQEMVDAALARPEPVGDCA
- a CDS encoding DUF433 domain-containing protein, translating into MNWRDYIVSDPRILVGKPTLKGTRISVKLVLELLGAGWTQEEVLENYPTLTPEMLQAAFAYAAEAVQDEAVHPAA
- a CDS encoding DUF5615 family PIN-like protein, with product MRLLADENVPAVVVEALRQSGLDVVHITETAPGILDPQVLQQAGAEARLLITADRDFGTLIFGEWQDAPAGVLYVRMGTASPQAVADAVLDVVQSPERELMGYFSTVQPGRVRQRPLPPR